Proteins encoded by one window of Aphis gossypii isolate Hap1 chromosome X, ASM2018417v2, whole genome shotgun sequence:
- the LOC114122279 gene encoding putative autophagy-related protein 11 isoform X2, protein MNCFIEAECLRSYNDLVVNYNKLFNANSYLKKENKHLQVNLRTHSKLLEDRKYRVYDIIQTQIEREKCHIEKIEDLKCKLCTKDNDINTLKHKYNLNKKQIDKYQKELKLIKEKYQNQTGKVASKCCSSNDCKSEKTTVDSECSCEDKCSIDSKCSCSNKLSVDSKCSSENKMQIDSKCSCDCRNSEKDCESKIYSDVQELLLAIEEYCNSKTLCISILTLLGQSKTTIISLIEENDINSNALKQCQSDLAYSMKQLNEQLDILKEKDSEILTMRSDFTILVDELKEIEKQKLNLKNSLNQVQEELCIKNENHEQLLNKFEEQKEELNNIKSCSKTKPCDDECISKEICEKTEALTNDIEIIDGLEKQLKETENSKIICENQYKNLCLKNEELENELEIEKNNNIKSSHNIENLCKRILKFEAVIKAIEIQNKSYIVDIAELKESKCVAEKKFNEIINELNSTIEQLRKELITTKLNNETYGKCLENLREVDKNDFEQKINELKNNIENLEIELKYYKCQHDSLLTKNLLNEKELSQFFEKIQLLQTREFELNKENEENKENVSILCTTVDTLKRELEETIQKNNELTCQNRDLEAQNTVHCEDIDTLNNTIVCVRKNESCVRKDLVVYKESLMKAEDTIVNLNSEIGLVQNELQTTCDNLNCTKQKLYDTEVKLKEEICLKKDINKKYCNMVQCLTTNCNMEQSIKPTSVKSTECQYEITDYCCFTDENNTNVTNDDVRTIHYENNCSVIDYKITKESTHIGLQTNLCCSEMCPSKTVSVIIEQSCPNDNIICCPEPCDTITCDFGQCESNDSCTCSRELPLKTTSQLHYHSDDCLHSEESKHPTTCDCVAFMEKEILKCQLAESKQLLKQYETETETKLSEIKKERCKKELDMNECFENEKLKYKKNLDDVTAQLRACEEKIACKEKDLKCYRSRENQLKKEIDKLKESIKCKDKKIKDYDSKMNTLTDCLDECKKQFVTLECSLELEKATKLELDKQLETFNSSHIDESEMKTVKKLKTPEKAAIVKSHRKSGSVRKKISKNSFIEKKRVMTPCEMKRLMSGADHKTEYDFDETEQEMYSHRRSGYKNKNYSCLVVREDSQRLGKGDPAEIKLPAEFIESLRQQVRKNVVCCNNNNCFTYGCCNQLRFRR, encoded by the exons atgaattgttttattgaagCGGAATGTTTACGTAGTTACAATGACTtagttgttaattataataaattatttaatgcaaattcatatttaaaaaaggaaaacaaacatttacaaGTAAACTTGAGAACACATTCAAAGTTATTAGAAGACAGAAAATACCG cgtttatgatataattcaaACTCAAATCGAACGTGAAAAATgtcatattgaaaaaatagaagatttgaaatgtaaattatgtacaaaagataatgatataaacacacttaaacacaaatataatttaaacaagaaacaaatagataaatatcag aaagaactaaaattgattaaagaaaaataccaaaatcaAACCGGTAAAGTTGCAAGCAAATGCTGTTCGAGTAATGATTGCAAATCAGAAAAAACAACAGTAGATTCAGAATGTTCATGTGAAGATAAATGTTCGATAGATTCAAAATGTTCATGctcaaataaattatcggTAGATTCGAAGTGTtcaagtgaaaataaaatgcaaatagATTCAAAATGTTCATGCGATTGTAGAAACTCAGAAAAAGATTGTGAGAGTAAAATCTATAGTGATGTACAAGAATTGCTGCTTGCTATTGAAGAATATTGCAATTCAAAAACGTTATGTATTTCAATACTAACGTTATTGGGACAATCAAAGACAACTATTATCAGTTTAATTGAGGAAAATGATATCAATAGTAATGCATTGAAACAATGTCAAAGTGACCTTGCTTATTCTATGAAACAATTAAACGAACAACTAGacatattaaaagaaaaagattCTGAGATACTCACAATGAGATCAGATTTTACCATTTTAGTAGACGAGTTGAAAGAAATAGAAAagcagaaattaaatttaaagaacagTTTAAATCAAGTACAAGAAGAATTGTGTATTAAGAATGAGAACCATGAACAACTATTGAACAAATTTGAAGAGCAGAAAGAggaattaaacaatataaaatcttGTTCAAAAACAAAACCCTGTGATGATGAATGTATATCAAAAGAAATCTGTGAAAAAACAGAAGCACTTACAAacgatattgaaattatagatGGATTAGAAAAACAGTTAAAAGAAACAGaaaattcgaaaataatttgtgaaaaCCAATATAAGAACCTGTGTTTAAAAAACGAGGAACTGGAGAACGaattagaaattgaaaaaaataataatataaaaagtagtcataatattgaaaatctttGTAAAAGAATTCTTAAATTTGAAGCCGTAATAAAAGctattgaaattcaaaataaatcatatatagtGGACATTGCCGAACTGAAGGAAAGCAAATGTGTcgcagaaaaaaaattcaatgaaataattaacgaATTAAATTCCACTATTGAACAATTAAGAAAAGAATTAATTaccactaaattaaataatgaaacataTGGAAAATGCTTGGAAAATTTAAGAGAAgtagataaaaatgattttgaacaaaaaattaatgaattaaaaaataatattgagaaCTTAGAAAttgaacttaaatattataaatgtcaacATGATTCATTATTGACAAAAAACTTGTTAAACGAAAAAGAACTTTCGCAATTTTTTGAGAAGATTCAACTGTTACAAACTCGAGaatttgaattgaataaagaaaacgaagaaaataaagaaaacgtGTCAATTTTATGTACAACTGTTGATACTCTGAAAAGAGAACTAGAAGAAACGATACAGAAAAACAATGAATTAACTTGTCAAAATCGTGATTTAGAAGCTCAAAATACTGTGCATTGTGAAGATATCGATACATTGAATAATACCATCGTTTGTGTAAGGAAAAATGAATCGTGTGTGAGAAAAGATTTGGTTGTGTATAAAGAATCACTAATGAAAGCAGAGGATACAATTGTCAATTTGAATTCAGAAATCGGCTTAGTCCAAAACGAATTACAAACAACGTGTGACAACTTGAATTGTACAAAACAAAAGCTATATGACACTGAGGTGAAACTGAAAGAGGAGATATGTTTAAAgaaagatattaataaaaaatattgtaatatggtTCAATGTCTGACTACGAATTGTAACATGGAGCAATCAATAAAACCAACTAGTGTAAAATCCACCGAATGTCAATATGAGATAACAGACTATTGctg ttttactGATGAAAACAACACTAATGTTACAAACGATGACGTACGGACAATAcactatgaaaataattgcTCAGTtatcgattataaaataacaaaagaatCTACTCATATAGGACTACAGACAAATTTGTGTTGCTCGGAAATGTGTCCGTCTAAAACGGTATCAGTGATTATTGAGCAATCCTGTCCAAACGATAACATTATATGTTGCCCTGAACCATGTGATACCATTACGTGTGACTTTGGCCAATGTGAATCAAATGACAGTTGTACATGTTCACGTGAACTACCGCTCAAAACAACATCGCAATTGCATTATCATTCAGATGACTGTTTACATTCTGAAGAATCAAAACACCCTACTACGTGCGATTGTGTTGCTTTCAtggaaaaagaaattttaaaatgtcaactgGCCGAGTCGaaacaattattgaaacaatatGAAACAGAGACCGAAACAAAAttatctgaaattaaaaaagaacgtTGTAAAAAAGAGCTGGATATGAatgaatgttttgaaaatgaaaaattgaaatacaaaaaaaatctggATGATGTTACCGCCCAATTGAGAGCATGCGAAGAAAAGATTGCGTGCAAGGAAAAGGATTTGAAATGTTATCGATCGAGag aaaatcaattaaaaaaagaaatagacAAACTGAAGGAATCTATAAAATgcaaagataaaaaaatcaaagactATGATAGTAAAATGAATACGTTGACTGACTGTTTAGATGAGtgcaaaaaacaatttgtaactCTTGAATGCTCGTTGGAGTTGGAAAAAGCAACTAAACTAGAGTTGGACAAACAATTGGAAACCTTCAA CTCTAGTCACATCGATGAATCCGAAATGAAGACCGTAAAGAAGTTAAAAACACCTGAAAAAGCAGCCATAGTGAAAAGCCATCGGAAAAGTGGTTCAGTACGAAAAAAGATATCCAAGAATAGttttattgagaaaaaaaGGGTAATGACACCTTGTGAAATGAAAAGATTGATGTCGGGAGCCGATCATAAAACGGAATACGACTTTGATGAAACTGAACAAGAAATGTATAGTCATCGACGATCCGGTTATAAA AACAAAAACTACAGCTGTCTGGTAGTTCGCGAAGACTCACAAAGACTCGGAAAAGGCGACCCGGCAGAAATCAAGCTACCGGCCGAATTCATCGAATCGTTGCGACAACAAGTGCGAAAAAATGTAGTTTGCTGTAACAACAACAATTGTTTTACTTATGGATGCTGCAATCAACTCCGCTTCCGGCGTTAG
- the LOC114122279 gene encoding putative autophagy-related protein 11 isoform X1: MNCFIEAECLRSYNDLVVNYNKLFNANSYLKKENKHLQVNLRTHSKLLEDRKYRVYDIIQTQIEREKCHIEKIEDLKCKLCTKDNDINTLKHKYNLNKKQIDKYQKELKLIKEKYQNQTGKVASKCCSSNDCKSEKTTVDSECSCEDKCSIDSKCSCSNKLSVDSKCSSENKMQIDSKCSCDCRNSEKDCESKIYSDVQELLLAIEEYCNSKTLCISILTLLGQSKTTIISLIEENDINSNALKQCQSDLAYSMKQLNEQLDILKEKDSEILTMRSDFTILVDELKEIEKQKLNLKNSLNQVQEELCIKNENHEQLLNKFEEQKEELNNIKSCSKTKPCDDECISKEICEKTEALTNDIEIIDGLEKQLKETENSKIICENQYKNLCLKNEELENELEIEKNNNIKSSHNIENLCKRILKFEAVIKAIEIQNKSYIVDIAELKESKCVAEKKFNEIINELNSTIEQLRKELITTKLNNETYGKCLENLREVDKNDFEQKINELKNNIENLEIELKYYKCQHDSLLTKNLLNEKELSQFFEKIQLLQTREFELNKENEENKENVSILCTTVDTLKRELEETIQKNNELTCQNRDLEAQNTVHCEDIDTLNNTIVCVRKNESCVRKDLVVYKESLMKAEDTIVNLNSEIGLVQNELQTTCDNLNCTKQKLYDTEVKLKEEICLKKDINKKYCNMVQCLTTNCNMEQSIKPTSVKSTECQYEITDYCCFTDENNTNVTNDDVRTIHYENNCSVIDYKITKESTHIGLQTNLCCSEMCPSKTVSVIIEQSCPNDNIICCPEPCDTITCDFGQCESNDSCTCSRELPLKTTSQLHYHSDDCLHSEESKHPTTCDCVAFMEKEILKCQLAESKQLLKQYETETETKLSEIKKERCKKELDMNECFENEKLKYKKNLDDVTAQLRACEEKIACKEKDLKCYRSRENQLKKEIDKLKESIKCKDKKIKDYDSKMNTLTDCLDECKKQFVTLECSLELEKATKLELDKQLETFNSSHIDESEMKTVKKLKTPEKAAIVKSHRKSGSVRKKISKNSFIEKKRVMTPCEMKRLMSGADHKTEYDFDETEQEMYSHRRSGYKQNKNYSCLVVREDSQRLGKGDPAEIKLPAEFIESLRQQVRKNVVCCNNNNCFTYGCCNQLRFRR; the protein is encoded by the exons atgaattgttttattgaagCGGAATGTTTACGTAGTTACAATGACTtagttgttaattataataaattatttaatgcaaattcatatttaaaaaaggaaaacaaacatttacaaGTAAACTTGAGAACACATTCAAAGTTATTAGAAGACAGAAAATACCG cgtttatgatataattcaaACTCAAATCGAACGTGAAAAATgtcatattgaaaaaatagaagatttgaaatgtaaattatgtacaaaagataatgatataaacacacttaaacacaaatataatttaaacaagaaacaaatagataaatatcag aaagaactaaaattgattaaagaaaaataccaaaatcaAACCGGTAAAGTTGCAAGCAAATGCTGTTCGAGTAATGATTGCAAATCAGAAAAAACAACAGTAGATTCAGAATGTTCATGTGAAGATAAATGTTCGATAGATTCAAAATGTTCATGctcaaataaattatcggTAGATTCGAAGTGTtcaagtgaaaataaaatgcaaatagATTCAAAATGTTCATGCGATTGTAGAAACTCAGAAAAAGATTGTGAGAGTAAAATCTATAGTGATGTACAAGAATTGCTGCTTGCTATTGAAGAATATTGCAATTCAAAAACGTTATGTATTTCAATACTAACGTTATTGGGACAATCAAAGACAACTATTATCAGTTTAATTGAGGAAAATGATATCAATAGTAATGCATTGAAACAATGTCAAAGTGACCTTGCTTATTCTATGAAACAATTAAACGAACAACTAGacatattaaaagaaaaagattCTGAGATACTCACAATGAGATCAGATTTTACCATTTTAGTAGACGAGTTGAAAGAAATAGAAAagcagaaattaaatttaaagaacagTTTAAATCAAGTACAAGAAGAATTGTGTATTAAGAATGAGAACCATGAACAACTATTGAACAAATTTGAAGAGCAGAAAGAggaattaaacaatataaaatcttGTTCAAAAACAAAACCCTGTGATGATGAATGTATATCAAAAGAAATCTGTGAAAAAACAGAAGCACTTACAAacgatattgaaattatagatGGATTAGAAAAACAGTTAAAAGAAACAGaaaattcgaaaataatttgtgaaaaCCAATATAAGAACCTGTGTTTAAAAAACGAGGAACTGGAGAACGaattagaaattgaaaaaaataataatataaaaagtagtcataatattgaaaatctttGTAAAAGAATTCTTAAATTTGAAGCCGTAATAAAAGctattgaaattcaaaataaatcatatatagtGGACATTGCCGAACTGAAGGAAAGCAAATGTGTcgcagaaaaaaaattcaatgaaataattaacgaATTAAATTCCACTATTGAACAATTAAGAAAAGAATTAATTaccactaaattaaataatgaaacataTGGAAAATGCTTGGAAAATTTAAGAGAAgtagataaaaatgattttgaacaaaaaattaatgaattaaaaaataatattgagaaCTTAGAAAttgaacttaaatattataaatgtcaacATGATTCATTATTGACAAAAAACTTGTTAAACGAAAAAGAACTTTCGCAATTTTTTGAGAAGATTCAACTGTTACAAACTCGAGaatttgaattgaataaagaaaacgaagaaaataaagaaaacgtGTCAATTTTATGTACAACTGTTGATACTCTGAAAAGAGAACTAGAAGAAACGATACAGAAAAACAATGAATTAACTTGTCAAAATCGTGATTTAGAAGCTCAAAATACTGTGCATTGTGAAGATATCGATACATTGAATAATACCATCGTTTGTGTAAGGAAAAATGAATCGTGTGTGAGAAAAGATTTGGTTGTGTATAAAGAATCACTAATGAAAGCAGAGGATACAATTGTCAATTTGAATTCAGAAATCGGCTTAGTCCAAAACGAATTACAAACAACGTGTGACAACTTGAATTGTACAAAACAAAAGCTATATGACACTGAGGTGAAACTGAAAGAGGAGATATGTTTAAAgaaagatattaataaaaaatattgtaatatggtTCAATGTCTGACTACGAATTGTAACATGGAGCAATCAATAAAACCAACTAGTGTAAAATCCACCGAATGTCAATATGAGATAACAGACTATTGctg ttttactGATGAAAACAACACTAATGTTACAAACGATGACGTACGGACAATAcactatgaaaataattgcTCAGTtatcgattataaaataacaaaagaatCTACTCATATAGGACTACAGACAAATTTGTGTTGCTCGGAAATGTGTCCGTCTAAAACGGTATCAGTGATTATTGAGCAATCCTGTCCAAACGATAACATTATATGTTGCCCTGAACCATGTGATACCATTACGTGTGACTTTGGCCAATGTGAATCAAATGACAGTTGTACATGTTCACGTGAACTACCGCTCAAAACAACATCGCAATTGCATTATCATTCAGATGACTGTTTACATTCTGAAGAATCAAAACACCCTACTACGTGCGATTGTGTTGCTTTCAtggaaaaagaaattttaaaatgtcaactgGCCGAGTCGaaacaattattgaaacaatatGAAACAGAGACCGAAACAAAAttatctgaaattaaaaaagaacgtTGTAAAAAAGAGCTGGATATGAatgaatgttttgaaaatgaaaaattgaaatacaaaaaaaatctggATGATGTTACCGCCCAATTGAGAGCATGCGAAGAAAAGATTGCGTGCAAGGAAAAGGATTTGAAATGTTATCGATCGAGag aaaatcaattaaaaaaagaaatagacAAACTGAAGGAATCTATAAAATgcaaagataaaaaaatcaaagactATGATAGTAAAATGAATACGTTGACTGACTGTTTAGATGAGtgcaaaaaacaatttgtaactCTTGAATGCTCGTTGGAGTTGGAAAAAGCAACTAAACTAGAGTTGGACAAACAATTGGAAACCTTCAA CTCTAGTCACATCGATGAATCCGAAATGAAGACCGTAAAGAAGTTAAAAACACCTGAAAAAGCAGCCATAGTGAAAAGCCATCGGAAAAGTGGTTCAGTACGAAAAAAGATATCCAAGAATAGttttattgagaaaaaaaGGGTAATGACACCTTGTGAAATGAAAAGATTGATGTCGGGAGCCGATCATAAAACGGAATACGACTTTGATGAAACTGAACAAGAAATGTATAGTCATCGACGATCCGGTTATAAA CAGAACAAAAACTACAGCTGTCTGGTAGTTCGCGAAGACTCACAAAGACTCGGAAAAGGCGACCCGGCAGAAATCAAGCTACCGGCCGAATTCATCGAATCGTTGCGACAACAAGTGCGAAAAAATGTAGTTTGCTGTAACAACAACAATTGTTTTACTTATGGATGCTGCAATCAACTCCGCTTCCGGCGTTAG